A genomic region of Phycisphaerae bacterium contains the following coding sequences:
- the sppA gene encoding signal peptide peptidase SppA: MNVGFLRTTIPLVSLFAVGCAPSGGFKITPIPADQTLEEQIVHKSPGWVSNRIAIIDVSGILMNAHSPSFFGSGEHPVALAVEKLESAAEDKRVKAIVLRINSPGGSVTASDSMYQEVLAFKARTKKPVVAYFQDVAASGAYYLACAADEIIAQRTSVTGSIGVIMQMVDFTETMNKLGIGADAIKSGPYKDSGSPLRPMKPNERELFQGLVDGFYQQFVDVVAAGRPNLSRPDVARLADGRVYNAQQALESGLVDRIGTLTDAIEVAKKRAGITSAHTIIYRRPLDWTPNIYAHAPGPPATQNINLFNINLPEIWTRTPVFMYIWHLD; the protein is encoded by the coding sequence ATGAACGTAGGATTTCTAAGAACCACGATTCCGCTTGTGTCGTTATTCGCGGTGGGCTGCGCGCCCAGCGGCGGTTTCAAGATCACGCCGATTCCGGCGGATCAAACACTGGAAGAGCAGATCGTTCACAAGAGCCCCGGATGGGTGAGCAATCGAATTGCGATTATCGATGTCTCCGGCATCCTCATGAACGCACATTCCCCATCTTTCTTCGGCTCGGGGGAGCATCCCGTCGCCCTGGCGGTGGAGAAACTCGAATCCGCCGCCGAGGATAAACGCGTCAAAGCCATCGTCCTTCGGATCAATTCCCCCGGTGGATCGGTGACCGCGAGCGATTCGATGTATCAGGAGGTCCTGGCCTTCAAGGCCAGGACGAAGAAACCCGTCGTCGCTTATTTCCAGGATGTGGCGGCCAGCGGTGCGTACTATCTCGCCTGCGCGGCGGATGAGATCATCGCTCAGCGCACGTCGGTCACGGGCTCGATCGGCGTCATCATGCAGATGGTCGACTTCACGGAGACGATGAACAAGTTGGGGATCGGCGCGGATGCGATCAAGTCGGGGCCCTACAAGGACTCCGGCTCACCTCTACGGCCGATGAAGCCGAACGAACGGGAATTATTTCAGGGCCTGGTGGACGGCTTCTATCAACAATTTGTAGACGTGGTCGCTGCCGGCCGGCCGAATTTGTCACGTCCGGATGTAGCCAGGTTGGCAGACGGGCGCGTTTATAACGCACAGCAGGCCCTCGAATCCGGCCTCGTCGATCGAATCGGTACCCTGACCGATGCGATCGAGGTCGCCAAGAAGCGAGCGGGTATAACTTCCGCTCATACCATAATTTACCGCCGGCCGCTGGATTGGACGCCAAATATCTACGCACACGCCCCCGGCCCCCCAGCGACCCAGAATATCAATCTTTTTAACATAAATTTGCCGGAAATCTGGACACGAACCCCGGTTTTCATGTATATTTGGCATTTGGACTGA
- a CDS encoding aminodeoxychorismate/anthranilate synthase component II, giving the protein MIIIIDNYDSFTYNLVQRLGEIGLEQPALRHEIAVHRNDQVTLEQLDAAKPTHLVISPGPCTPREAGISNEAVRHFHGRIPILGVCLGHQCIGHSFGAVVRRAERIMHGKTSEIQHDGRTIFEGLSNPFTATRYHSLMVDPATLGPDFEVSAWTDQHECMGLRHKAAPLEGVQFHPESFLTSEGTKLLANFLRM; this is encoded by the coding sequence ATGATCATCATCATCGATAACTATGACTCGTTCACCTACAACCTTGTTCAGCGGTTGGGGGAGATCGGTCTGGAGCAGCCGGCGCTGCGCCATGAGATTGCGGTTCATCGCAACGACCAGGTGACGCTCGAACAGCTCGATGCGGCGAAACCGACGCACCTCGTTATCTCACCGGGGCCCTGCACGCCGCGCGAGGCCGGCATTTCCAACGAGGCCGTTCGCCATTTCCACGGCCGCATTCCCATCCTCGGCGTCTGTCTTGGGCATCAGTGCATCGGCCATTCATTCGGCGCCGTTGTGCGCCGCGCCGAGCGAATCATGCACGGCAAGACCAGCGAGATTCAGCACGACGGGCGGACGATTTTTGAGGGACTATCCAACCCATTTACCGCGACGCGCTATCACTCGCTGATGGTTGATCCCGCGACCCTCGGCCCCGATTTTGAGGTCTCCGCATGGACCGACCAGCACGAGTGCATGGGGCTGCGCCATAAAGCGGCGCCGCTGGAGGGCGTGCAATTCCACCCGGAGAGCTTCTTGACGTCGGAGGGAACGAAGCTCCTGGCAAATTTTTTGCGGATGTGA
- a CDS encoding CvpA family protein, producing MIATKPRDRTRPGGNEAREYELSPAPTVSKWSFASATDAKRGDSRDGATPKPPKSPIAAMAILFLAAAGAFGYFAQRGHLVGEIASVVMLPCALHGVWRGGFRKTAMIAVTLGLLNLFWAKPDFAAPLVTAVGAQPGPFSNVVAAMLASLAIWVTAFFFARSLQRRVIVKNRFSAATDRFAGGAVGAAEGALIVLALCWFASGLRPYATGLVHADETVQGSARDRIGRYLLQIADESGAGALGQVSRATNPLDQFPQLRNAIDQLNTNGRLDLETIDAGAVQEVRRLLEQSGAPAPAPLR from the coding sequence GTGATTGCAACAAAACCACGAGATCGCACCCGGCCGGGCGGGAATGAGGCAAGAGAATACGAACTTTCGCCTGCGCCGACCGTCTCCAAGTGGTCCTTTGCGTCGGCGACCGACGCCAAACGGGGAGATTCGCGGGACGGCGCGACGCCGAAGCCGCCCAAAAGCCCGATCGCTGCGATGGCCATTTTGTTCCTCGCTGCCGCTGGAGCGTTCGGCTATTTCGCACAACGTGGACATCTCGTCGGCGAAATTGCATCCGTCGTCATGTTGCCCTGCGCGCTGCACGGCGTGTGGCGCGGCGGCTTCCGCAAAACGGCCATGATTGCCGTGACGCTCGGCCTCCTCAATCTCTTCTGGGCCAAACCCGATTTCGCTGCACCGCTGGTGACCGCGGTGGGCGCACAACCGGGGCCCTTCAGCAATGTGGTCGCGGCCATGCTGGCGTCGCTGGCCATCTGGGTCACGGCGTTTTTCTTCGCCCGCTCCCTGCAGCGTCGAGTCATCGTCAAGAACCGGTTCAGCGCCGCGACGGATCGCTTCGCCGGAGGCGCTGTCGGCGCCGCGGAGGGCGCGCTCATCGTCCTGGCACTGTGTTGGTTCGCGTCGGGCCTGAGGCCCTATGCGACCGGGCTGGTCCATGCGGATGAGACCGTGCAGGGCTCGGCGCGGGATCGCATCGGCCGCTACCTGCTTCAAATCGCCGACGAGTCCGGCGCTGGGGCTCTCGGCCAGGTCAGTCGGGCGACCAATCCCCTTGATCAATTTCCGCAACTCCGCAACGCCATCGATCAACTCAATACGAACGGACGGCTGGATCTGGAGACGATCGATGCCGGGGCCGTTCAGGAAGTGCGGCGGCTTCTGGAGCAAAGCGGAGCGCCGGCACCGGCCCCTCTGAGATAG
- a CDS encoding NAD-dependent epimerase/dehydratase family protein has protein sequence MRVLVTGGTGFVGSHLIERLIARGAEVRALVRAGSRREFVESLGANAATGDLDDADSLAAACRDCEIVYHCAARVEFIGTEEEFHRTTVAGTERLLAAARSAGVRRFVQISSCGVYHPDLLTAGVINEFTESPQPPKWFIYARAKHRAEAVVREFCKPPMEWVIVRLGYLYGPRNRTMKTYLEPAMASGIMAIVGDGTNELALIDVRDVAAAIEMAGTCGEAAGKALIAAPNERVTQREYFAAMADGFGLPPIKKTVPYSVAFAAGWVGEYLIRKGPTAVVMRRSSIALTGLPQRIDCSFTQRLLGWEPRIRFASGIRDAFEWYYREYGKPNRASQ, from the coding sequence ATGCGCGTATTAGTGACCGGTGGGACCGGGTTTGTCGGCAGTCATCTCATCGAGCGCCTGATCGCGCGGGGAGCCGAGGTCCGCGCGCTGGTCCGCGCGGGGAGCCGCCGCGAGTTCGTGGAGAGTCTGGGCGCGAACGCGGCCACTGGCGATTTGGACGATGCCGATTCGCTGGCGGCGGCCTGCCGCGATTGCGAAATCGTCTATCACTGCGCCGCCCGGGTGGAGTTCATCGGGACCGAAGAGGAGTTTCATCGCACCACCGTCGCGGGGACCGAGCGGCTCCTTGCCGCGGCCCGCAGTGCCGGCGTGCGACGTTTCGTGCAGATCAGTTCGTGCGGCGTCTATCACCCCGATCTGCTGACGGCCGGTGTGATCAACGAGTTCACGGAGTCGCCGCAGCCGCCGAAATGGTTTATCTACGCGCGGGCCAAACACCGCGCCGAGGCCGTCGTCCGCGAATTCTGTAAGCCGCCGATGGAGTGGGTCATCGTTCGGCTCGGCTATCTTTACGGCCCCCGCAACCGGACGATGAAGACCTATCTCGAGCCCGCCATGGCCAGTGGGATCATGGCCATCGTCGGGGATGGAACGAACGAGCTGGCCCTGATCGACGTTCGCGACGTGGCGGCGGCGATCGAAATGGCGGGAACGTGCGGCGAGGCGGCAGGTAAGGCGCTCATCGCCGCCCCCAACGAGCGGGTCACGCAGCGAGAATATTTTGCAGCCATGGCCGACGGCTTCGGCCTGCCGCCGATCAAGAAAACGGTCCCGTATAGCGTGGCCTTTGCGGCCGGTTGGGTCGGCGAGTATCTCATTCGCAAGGGACCGACCGCCGTAGTGATGCGCCGCTCGTCGATCGCCCTGACCGGCCTTCCCCAGCGGATCGATTGCTCCTTCACACAACGGCTCTTGGGCTGGGAGCCGCGGATTCGCTTTGCCAGCGGTATTCGCGACGCGTTCGAGTGGTATTATCGCGAATACGGCAAACCGAACCGCGCTTCTCAATGA
- a CDS encoding DUF1015 domain-containing protein, producing MAHIEPFSAIRYSERELSALVAPPYDILNEADKKALLAKDEHNIVAIDLPFVPPKSAGPDVVYQRAAGEMTSWLDIRCLVRDTEPALYVYHQTYKLGAKTLTRRMFFTRLRLEPFGSGSIFAHEQTFGGPKEDRLKLTIATRCNLSPIFALYPDDKNDVAALLEGAAGREPDQFAVLEEVQNKLWVVTEPGVIADVRAKLADRPVFIADGHHRYSTALMYRDVEIEETGELTPTDPLNFVLAVLCAMEDPGATIQPYFRTIVDLPAVTAAMLRDELSRSFTWAPSPRPQTADELAKLLSAAGPQAIALYVAKSDACAVVAPREADVLAGIEPQRHPAWRKSPYAIWHRYLVDELLTPKFGKGKPPTIHYHKTMQEAIADARAQAGIAALMPATRMDELREICLAGELMPQKSTYFFPKLATGLVINPLY from the coding sequence ATGGCCCACATCGAACCGTTTTCGGCGATCCGTTACAGCGAGCGGGAACTCAGCGCGCTCGTCGCCCCGCCGTATGACATCCTCAACGAGGCGGACAAGAAGGCGCTGCTGGCGAAGGATGAGCACAACATCGTCGCCATTGACCTGCCGTTTGTGCCGCCGAAGTCGGCCGGGCCGGATGTCGTCTATCAGCGGGCGGCCGGGGAGATGACCAGTTGGCTGGATATCCGCTGCCTCGTCCGGGACACTGAGCCGGCGCTTTACGTCTATCACCAGACCTACAAGCTGGGCGCCAAAACGCTGACCCGGCGGATGTTCTTCACCCGGCTGCGTTTGGAACCGTTTGGCAGCGGCTCGATCTTCGCCCATGAGCAGACCTTTGGCGGACCGAAGGAAGACCGGCTGAAACTCACGATCGCAACCCGGTGTAATCTCAGCCCGATTTTCGCGCTGTACCCGGATGACAAGAACGATGTGGCGGCGCTGCTGGAGGGGGCCGCCGGCCGCGAGCCGGATCAATTCGCCGTGCTGGAGGAGGTGCAGAACAAGTTGTGGGTCGTGACGGAGCCCGGCGTTATCGCCGACGTCCGCGCGAAACTCGCGGATCGCCCCGTCTTCATTGCGGACGGGCACCATCGCTACTCGACGGCGCTGATGTATCGAGACGTGGAGATCGAGGAGACCGGCGAACTGACGCCGACGGACCCGCTCAATTTCGTCCTCGCGGTGCTCTGCGCCATGGAGGACCCCGGCGCAACGATCCAGCCCTATTTTCGCACGATCGTGGACCTCCCGGCCGTCACGGCGGCGATGCTGCGCGACGAGCTGTCGCGGTCCTTCACCTGGGCGCCGTCTCCCCGGCCGCAAACGGCGGATGAACTGGCGAAGCTCCTTTCGGCGGCCGGTCCCCAGGCGATCGCCCTGTACGTCGCCAAGAGCGATGCCTGTGCGGTGGTGGCGCCCCGGGAAGCGGACGTGCTCGCAGGCATCGAACCCCAACGGCACCCGGCCTGGCGGAAGTCGCCCTACGCGATATGGCATCGGTACCTGGTCGACGAGTTGTTAACGCCAAAGTTCGGCAAGGGGAAACCGCCGACGATCCACTACCACAAGACCATGCAGGAAGCGATCGCCGACGCGCGGGCCCAGGCGGGGATCGCCGCGCTGATGCCGGCCACCCGGATGGATGAGCTGCGCGAGATCTGCCTGGCGGGCGAACTGATGCCTCAGAAATCCACCTACTTTTTCCCCAAGCTGGCGACGGGGTTGGTCATCAATCCTCTCTACTAA
- a CDS encoding PLP-dependent aspartate aminotransferase family protein, whose amino-acid sequence MDDRHRPGFETLCIHFAEDREANLGAAAPPLYQCSTFTYPTAEHFEQRRTLKPARYIYTRESNPTTLLLERKIAELEGAESARAYSSGMAAISAAILSCVRSGDHVVCIETVYGPTRRLLSDYLPKFGIETTYVRGTEVSDFETALRPNTKLIYVESPSSLLFELQDLTAVSKLARSRNIATICDNSNATPYFQNPVALGIDVVVHTATKYIGGHSDLVAGFVAGANERMQSMAAMEGELLGGVADPFSSWLMLRGLRTLGVRLDRHYKNAMAIARFLESDARIGRVYYDGLESHPQAYLARKQMRGHSGMLSFTLRDGGRDQVYAVVNALQYFCIAVSWGGYESLALPLEVTNPASGRKEWIIRLSVGLESVEDLKADLYLAFNRAFGRQ is encoded by the coding sequence ATGGATGACCGCCATCGCCCCGGTTTTGAAACGCTCTGCATCCATTTTGCCGAAGATCGGGAGGCGAATCTCGGCGCGGCGGCCCCGCCGCTCTATCAGTGCTCGACGTTTACCTATCCGACGGCCGAGCATTTCGAACAACGCCGGACCCTGAAACCCGCCCGCTACATCTACACCCGCGAATCCAACCCGACGACGCTGCTGCTGGAACGGAAAATCGCCGAGTTGGAAGGGGCCGAGTCCGCGCGGGCGTATTCCTCCGGCATGGCGGCGATCTCGGCGGCGATCCTCTCGTGCGTCCGGTCCGGCGATCACGTCGTGTGCATCGAGACGGTTTACGGCCCCACCCGGCGCCTCCTTTCGGATTATCTGCCGAAGTTCGGCATCGAGACGACGTACGTTCGCGGTACCGAGGTGTCGGACTTCGAGACGGCCCTGCGGCCCAACACGAAGCTGATCTACGTTGAATCGCCCTCCAGCCTTCTCTTCGAGTTGCAGGACCTCACCGCCGTTTCCAAGCTGGCCCGGAGCCGCAACATCGCCACGATCTGCGATAATTCCAATGCGACTCCCTATTTTCAAAACCCCGTCGCCCTCGGCATCGATGTTGTCGTCCACACCGCGACCAAGTACATCGGCGGTCACAGCGATCTCGTCGCCGGGTTCGTCGCCGGGGCAAACGAGCGGATGCAATCGATGGCCGCGATGGAAGGCGAACTGCTCGGCGGCGTGGCGGACCCGTTCTCCAGTTGGCTCATGCTCCGCGGCCTGCGCACGCTAGGCGTTCGCCTCGACCGACATTACAAGAACGCGATGGCCATCGCGCGATTTCTGGAGAGCGACGCGCGGATCGGCCGCGTCTATTACGACGGTCTCGAATCGCACCCGCAGGCGTATCTGGCCCGCAAACAAATGCGCGGCCACAGCGGCATGTTGAGCTTTACGTTGCGTGACGGCGGCCGCGATCAAGTTTATGCCGTCGTCAACGCGCTCCAGTATTTCTGCATCGCCGTCAGCTGGGGCGGCTACGAGAGCCTGGCCCTGCCGCTGGAAGTAACCAATCCCGCCTCGGGCCGAAAAGAATGGATCATCCGCCTTAGCGTCGGTCTCGAATCCGTGGAGGACCTGAAGGCGGATTTGTATCTGGCGTTTAACAGAGCCTTCGGTCGGCAATAA
- a CDS encoding sugar phosphate isomerase/epimerase family protein: protein MKRVELSVCLDDLRLEPKTAMDRARGMGFRAIDVSAVAGPLSPEALSQTGRRHLLKHLSDLGLRLSSLRGPAGGGAYSDSLAGERRLESMRKVMDLAAALRVPIVSTTLGTVANVAPEEGAERTREALSILADDADRKGILVTIESMGVATAELRALLEQINCPQLAACCDSGAMLMQGDDPHAIAETLAGRVRLVRARDAVPGTPQAAGHEVAFGEGHLDAPRFLAALAQAGFDGDLILTRTSGNRPTEELEKAREAFDKLLRR, encoded by the coding sequence ATGAAGCGCGTCGAACTCTCCGTGTGTCTGGACGATCTGCGGCTGGAGCCGAAGACCGCGATGGACCGCGCCCGCGGCATGGGCTTTCGGGCGATCGACGTGTCGGCCGTCGCCGGGCCCCTGTCTCCGGAAGCGCTGTCGCAAACGGGCCGGCGCCATCTCCTCAAACATCTCTCCGACCTCGGCCTGCGACTCTCCAGCCTGCGCGGACCGGCGGGTGGCGGCGCCTATTCCGACAGTCTCGCGGGCGAGCGGCGGCTGGAGTCGATGCGCAAGGTCATGGACCTCGCCGCGGCGCTCCGCGTTCCCATCGTGTCGACCACGCTGGGGACGGTCGCGAACGTCGCGCCGGAGGAAGGCGCGGAGCGGACGCGCGAAGCCCTCTCCATTCTGGCGGACGATGCGGATCGCAAGGGAATTCTCGTGACGATCGAATCGATGGGGGTAGCGACCGCCGAGCTGCGGGCGCTGCTCGAACAGATCAACTGCCCGCAATTGGCGGCCTGCTGCGACAGCGGGGCGATGCTCATGCAGGGCGACGACCCGCACGCCATCGCGGAGACCCTGGCCGGTCGCGTACGACTCGTCCGGGCGCGGGACGCCGTGCCCGGCACGCCGCAGGCCGCTGGCCACGAAGTGGCTTTCGGCGAGGGCCACCTGGACGCGCCGCGTTTCCTGGCCGCCCTGGCCCAAGCGGGGTTCGACGGCGATCTGATTCTGACGCGGACTTCGGGAAATCGGCCCACGGAGGAACTGGAAAAGGCTCGTGAGGCGTTTGACAAACTGCTACGCAGGTAG
- a CDS encoding alginate export family protein, translating to MRTLRRSPASCVLSVVAVLGVTHGAAVAQMSLDSGPSTQFIERQRALERENQAKLQQELPAAQKFRVDYGGWYNSYFFLFDDGVESSRTLRQNELRLWTNISADRGIHTGYARMRTTYLDWNSGDSYTGNDDDLDGPNLERGWYQFDLAKALRLYGSYDAPFELKIKAGRDLVNAGTGYAINLPLDHVQIIGEWYDFETSFLIGKTPKSTDNIDRSRPVADHSDRNFWIIEERYKGWDRHEPFVFVAWQNDETAEDPQDWLQEYDYDSTYVGFGSTGELVSNLKYGTEWVIERGTSYGDRKFRYRDDIRAWGFDHRLDYYFKHKTKPVISAEYMFASGDANRLGSPTNAEGGNMNDHTDRSFSGFGFRDTGLSFSPRLSNIHVWRLGGSFRPLPDCEATKDLELGSDYYLYYKNKSIAAISDSLADVQSGYLGWEMDHYANYRIFSDLSWTVRFGTFFPGSAFSDQTTRTFLLTGVTWSF from the coding sequence TTGCGGACCCTGAGACGATCCCCCGCCTCGTGCGTTCTTTCCGTCGTCGCCGTCCTTGGCGTGACTCACGGCGCAGCCGTGGCCCAGATGAGCCTGGACAGCGGCCCCTCCACTCAATTCATCGAGCGACAACGCGCTCTGGAGCGCGAAAACCAGGCCAAGCTGCAGCAGGAATTACCCGCCGCACAGAAATTCCGCGTCGACTACGGCGGCTGGTACAACTCTTACTTCTTCCTCTTTGACGACGGCGTGGAGAGCAGCCGGACGCTTCGTCAAAACGAACTTCGACTGTGGACCAACATCAGCGCGGACCGCGGCATCCACACGGGCTACGCGAGAATGCGCACGACGTATCTCGATTGGAATTCCGGGGACAGCTACACCGGCAACGATGATGATCTCGACGGCCCGAATTTGGAACGCGGCTGGTACCAGTTCGACCTCGCCAAGGCCCTGCGCCTTTATGGCTCTTACGACGCACCGTTTGAATTGAAAATCAAGGCCGGCCGCGACCTGGTCAACGCCGGCACCGGCTATGCGATCAACCTCCCGCTCGATCATGTGCAGATAATCGGGGAGTGGTACGATTTTGAAACCTCGTTCCTCATCGGTAAGACGCCCAAGAGCACGGATAACATCGATCGCAGCCGCCCCGTCGCCGACCATAGTGATCGCAACTTCTGGATCATCGAGGAACGCTACAAGGGCTGGGATCGTCACGAGCCGTTTGTCTTCGTCGCCTGGCAAAACGACGAGACCGCCGAAGATCCGCAGGATTGGCTGCAAGAATACGACTACGACTCCACCTACGTCGGCTTTGGTTCCACTGGCGAGTTAGTGTCGAATCTAAAATATGGAACCGAGTGGGTGATTGAACGCGGGACGAGCTACGGTGATCGAAAGTTCCGGTACCGGGACGACATCCGGGCCTGGGGATTCGATCATCGCCTGGACTATTACTTCAAGCACAAGACCAAGCCGGTCATCTCCGCGGAATACATGTTCGCCAGCGGCGATGCCAACCGCCTCGGCAGCCCGACGAACGCCGAAGGCGGCAATATGAATGATCACACCGATCGGAGCTTTTCCGGCTTCGGTTTCCGCGACACGGGTTTGTCTTTCTCGCCGCGGCTTTCCAATATCCATGTGTGGCGCCTCGGTGGGTCGTTCCGACCGTTGCCGGACTGTGAGGCGACGAAGGACCTGGAACTGGGAAGCGACTACTACCTTTATTACAAGAACAAGAGTATTGCCGCCATCAGCGACAGCCTCGCCGACGTTCAGTCCGGATATCTCGGCTGGGAAATGGATCACTACGCTAACTACCGAATATTCAGCGATTTATCGTGGACTGTGCGTTTTGGCACATTTTTTCCTGGTAGCGCGTTTAGCGACCAGACGACGCGTACCTTCCTGCTGACAGGCGTGACGTGGTCATTCTGA
- the accD gene encoding acetyl-CoA carboxylase, carboxyltransferase subunit beta — protein MAKVEVPEGLWMRCDGCSKMIFKKVLEEKLRVCPECGHHYRVDARTRIQQLTDPDSFEEFNEAMVSTDPLEWSDDVPYTDRLAKAQEKSGVREAVITGRAYIKGRAVILAVMDPFFVMGSMGSVVGEKVTAAIERATDESLPIVIVTCSGGARMQEGLVSLMQMAKTSAALARHDSKRGLYITVLSDPTTAGVAASFAMLGDVMIAEPKAMIGFAGPRVIWNTVKTELPEGFQTAEFMLEHGYVDRIVERGQLRSEIARIIDYCGK, from the coding sequence ATGGCCAAGGTCGAGGTTCCCGAAGGTCTCTGGATGCGCTGCGACGGCTGCAGCAAGATGATCTTCAAAAAGGTCCTGGAGGAAAAGCTGCGTGTCTGCCCGGAATGCGGGCACCATTATCGCGTGGACGCCCGAACTCGAATTCAGCAACTGACCGACCCTGACAGTTTCGAAGAATTCAACGAGGCCATGGTTTCCACGGACCCGCTCGAATGGTCGGATGACGTACCCTACACCGATCGTCTTGCCAAGGCCCAGGAAAAGTCCGGCGTGAGAGAGGCCGTTATTACGGGTCGAGCTTACATCAAGGGTCGTGCCGTGATCCTCGCGGTCATGGACCCCTTCTTCGTCATGGGCTCCATGGGCTCCGTCGTTGGCGAGAAAGTCACCGCCGCGATCGAACGGGCGACGGATGAATCGTTGCCCATCGTCATTGTGACCTGCTCGGGCGGCGCGAGAATGCAGGAAGGGCTCGTGAGCCTCATGCAGATGGCCAAGACCTCGGCCGCCCTGGCGCGGCACGATTCCAAACGCGGCCTGTACATCACCGTCCTCTCCGACCCCACCACGGCCGGCGTCGCCGCCAGCTTCGCGATGCTGGGCGACGTGATGATCGCCGAACCCAAGGCCATGATCGGCTTCGCCGGTCCCCGGGTCATCTGGAACACCGTGAAGACGGAATTGCCCGAAGGCTTCCAGACCGCCGAATTCATGCTTGAGCACGGCTATGTGGACCGGATCGTCGAGCGCGGGCAGCTCCGCAGTGAGATCGCCCGGATCATCGATTACTGCGGAAAATAG
- a CDS encoding cytochrome c, with protein MSTMTKSVLAIAAIFSTAALAAWGNDPPAATVAFKPVQPLEKLMEGQKKLHAEIKDAILDKAWEEAQVSAWLLAEIANVNHYQKPDPEFRALATKMSGECVELANLLAKRDQKGAMEQYTRIGKTCGACHEKYEKKE; from the coding sequence ATGAGCACGATGACCAAGTCCGTCCTGGCGATTGCGGCGATCTTCTCGACGGCGGCGCTGGCCGCCTGGGGAAACGATCCTCCGGCGGCGACCGTCGCCTTCAAGCCGGTCCAGCCGCTGGAAAAACTGATGGAGGGGCAGAAGAAGCTGCACGCGGAGATCAAGGATGCGATTCTCGACAAGGCCTGGGAGGAGGCGCAAGTCTCGGCGTGGCTCCTGGCGGAGATCGCCAACGTGAACCACTATCAAAAGCCCGATCCGGAGTTTCGCGCGCTGGCGACGAAGATGTCGGGCGAATGCGTCGAGCTGGCGAACCTGCTGGCCAAGCGCGACCAGAAGGGGGCGATGGAGCAATACACGCGGATCGGAAAGACCTGCGGAGCCTGCCACGAAAAATACGAGAAGAAAGAGTAA
- a CDS encoding HAD hydrolase family protein: MTTIKLLILDVDGVLTDGRLPYASEGCESKTFFVQDGGALRLWLSSGGEAAVISGRQSPVVDTRCKELGVRQLVQGVSDKVPAYEKIRDEALVSDEAIAYVGDDLLDIAPMQRCGYPIAVANALPTVKRVARYVTRRRGGEGAVAEAVERIMRHNGTWAAALNRIES, encoded by the coding sequence TTGACGACGATCAAGCTTCTCATCCTCGATGTGGACGGCGTCCTGACCGACGGTCGGTTGCCGTATGCATCCGAGGGCTGCGAATCCAAGACATTTTTCGTGCAGGACGGAGGGGCGCTGCGTTTATGGCTATCCTCCGGAGGCGAGGCGGCGGTCATCAGCGGTCGGCAATCGCCAGTGGTCGATACGCGATGCAAGGAGCTGGGGGTGCGGCAGCTCGTGCAGGGCGTGAGCGACAAGGTACCCGCGTATGAGAAGATCCGCGATGAGGCACTGGTCAGCGACGAGGCGATCGCTTACGTCGGCGACGATCTGCTGGATATTGCGCCGATGCAACGGTGCGGCTACCCCATCGCGGTGGCCAATGCCCTGCCGACGGTGAAGCGCGTGGCCCGGTACGTCACCCGGCGGCGTGGGGGTGAAGGGGCCGTCGCCGAGGCCGTCGAACGGATCATGCGCCACAACGGAACCTGGGCTGCCGCATTGAATCGGATCGAATCATGA